Part of the uncultured Desulfobacter sp. genome, CAATTTCCGGGACTAAAAACTTCCTAAGATTGAGAAGAGAAGCGTTTTTCATTAATTTTATCCTGTCACGTTTGAAACATGCGGCTTTCTATTGTTTTATCCCAATTCGTATCCTTTCACAACATCCAACTTAAACAAAGATGGAAACGAGAGCCAACTATTCTACAATGAAACAAAATCATATCCGACCCAATTTATCACTTGCTTTCAAGATAATTATAGAATATACCCAGTCGTCTCGTTAATTTAGAAGCTTGAGTATTGTTTAAAAGTACAGTTTATGATACTTATAGCTCGAATTAATAAGCATGTGCCCCCGTAGCTCAGTGGATAGAGCATAGGATTCCTAATCCTTGTGCGCAAGTTCGATTCTTGCCGGGGGCACCACTATTTTAAAGGACCTTGGCAGTGTGGGCATCTTTGCCGCAACTGGGATACAATGCCGGATGTTATAAAAAAACCTGAGTTGCTTGCACCGGCAGGTAACTTTGAAAAATTGGAAATTGCGGTCCATTACGGGGCAGATGCCGTCTATCTGGGCGGCAAGGATTTCAGTCTTAGAAACTTTTCAGGCAATTTTACGGACGATGAACTTGAAGATGCGATACAATTTGCCGAAAAGCATCAGGTCAAAGTATACCTTACCTGCAACATCTATTCGCGCAACCATGAGCAGGACGGCATTAAGGTCTTTCTGGAAAGAGTCGGCAAGATCGGCCCCCATGCCATTATCATTTCCGACCCGGGCATCCTTTTAAAAGCCAGGCAGATCATTCCGCATATCGATATCCACCTAAGCACCCAGGCCAATACCACCAATTTCAATGCCGCGCTTTTCTGGGCTCATCAAGGTGTTAAACGCATAAACCTGGCAAGAGAATTATCCCTCCAAGAAATACGAACCATTGCATCGTGTGCAAATATCGAAACAGAGACCTTTGTCCACGGTGCCATGTGTATGTCCTACTCCGGCAGATGCATTTTGAGCAGTTTCCTAAGCGGCCGGGACGGCAACAGAGGACTGTGCAGCCACCCCTGCCGCTGGAACTATGCGGTCATGGAAGAACTTCGCCCCAATGAATATTTTCCTGTTCAAGAAGACAGCCGGGGCACATATATCTTTAACTCAAAGGATATGTGCTTGATCGACCATATTCCCGAATTAATCCATGCCGGGATTTCCTCCCTTAAAATAGAAGGCAGGATGAAAGGAATAAATTACCTGAGTTCTGTGGTGAAAACCTATCGTAACGCCATTGACGCCTATATCGCAGAACCGGATTCCTATTGCGTCCGCCCGGAATGGCACTCAGAACTCTATCAAACATATCACCGGGCCTATTGCACCGGTTTCTATTTCGGTCATCCGGACGGCGACTCAAAAAACACCATGAATCCCGACAATATTCACCAAGGAAAAATTCATAGTTTTATAGGTAAAATACTTGAAAACCGAGGCCAGCATTCATATTTGATCGATATCAGAAACAAATTGATACCAGGTGACGAAATTGAGATTCTCAGCCCACAGGGTCCTGCGCGGAAAACCAAAGCGATTTCACTGACGAACGAAAATGGCGAACCCGTGGACAATGCGAAGCCCAATACCCGCCTGCTGATAGAGATCCCTTTGCAGGTCTTTCCCAACGATATTGTTCGCAAAATATAAAATAATTGTAATCACAGCCATGGGCTAACCACCCATCGAAATCCGGACCAAACCCTCCCATAACGATAAAAAATTCAATACCTTATCGCTTTTTTCAAATAAAAACATGGCAGCATCTTTAATTTGACTTTACATTATAAGTTCTGTAGATTATCTTTATATCACGGCTTTAAATCATTTCTATGACATTCTTTCAGGAGTTTTTAATATGTTTGAAGACGACGAAACCCTACAAATGTATATTGAAGAATCGCTGGATCACTTAGCCGACATTGAAAGTGATTTATTGACGATTGAGGAGGGCGGCGCAAACATTGATCTCGACCTGGTCAACAATGTTTTCAGGGCGGCCCATTCCGTCAAAGGCGGTGCGGGATTCATGGGGCTGACAACGATCAAAAATCTTGCCCACCACCTTGAGAATGTATTAGGGATGATCCGAACCAAGGAACTGAGCCCGGATTCTGAAAAAATCAGCATATTGCTCAAAGGATTTGACGAACTTGAAGGCCTGTTAAACAATATTCAGACCAGCAACGAAGTTGATATTTCCGCCCATGTCCAGGCCCTGGAAGGCATCGTCAGCGGGACCGGATCCGCCCCAGCCGAGGACGCTGGGGAACAAGAGAGCATGGAAGCGGAAGCGCCGGAGGTGCTTGCAGATATTGCACTTCAGGACGGCAGAATCTTCCAGCAGGTACCGCTCAAGGAAATTGAAATCAGCAAGGCCGAAGGCAAGAACCTATTTCTTATTGAATACGATTTAATCAGCGATTTTCAACACCAATCAAAAATGCCCATGGAGATGTTAAGCAACCTGGCCAAAACCGGCACCATTATTGAAGCCAGAATCGACACCACTGCAATCGGTACACTCAGTGCACAGGACATGCCCGGAAAAATGCCTTTCCAACTGCTGTTCGCCTCAATCATTGAACATGACATGGCAGAGACATTATTTGGTGTCGCCAATCGGCGCATTCACATTATCACAGACGATATGATCAATCCTGCAACAGGCAGTGTTGATGCCACCCCGCCGCCCCTGGCCGAACCTGTTGAAACCGTGGAAACAACGCCCCCAGCGGAGGTGGTATCTCAACCCGCTTCGGTCGCTGCGCCGGCCCCCATAGTGGAAAAACAGCAGAATAACCCGGAAGTCCAGGAGGCACCTGTGGCAAAATCCCAGGAAAAAGATTTGGCTATTGGCGGCAAGCCCCAAAGCTCCTTGCGTGTGAATGTCGGGCTGCTTGATACCTTAATGAACCTTGCCGGGGAACTCG contains:
- a CDS encoding U32 family peptidase, with product MPDVIKKPELLAPAGNFEKLEIAVHYGADAVYLGGKDFSLRNFSGNFTDDELEDAIQFAEKHQVKVYLTCNIYSRNHEQDGIKVFLERVGKIGPHAIIISDPGILLKARQIIPHIDIHLSTQANTTNFNAALFWAHQGVKRINLARELSLQEIRTIASCANIETETFVHGAMCMSYSGRCILSSFLSGRDGNRGLCSHPCRWNYAVMEELRPNEYFPVQEDSRGTYIFNSKDMCLIDHIPELIHAGISSLKIEGRMKGINYLSSVVKTYRNAIDAYIAEPDSYCVRPEWHSELYQTYHRAYCTGFYFGHPDGDSKNTMNPDNIHQGKIHSFIGKILENRGQHSYLIDIRNKLIPGDEIEILSPQGPARKTKAISLTNENGEPVDNAKPNTRLLIEIPLQVFPNDIVRKI